In the genome of Gloeotrichia echinulata CP02, one region contains:
- a CDS encoding sigma-70 family RNA polymerase sigma factor, with amino-acid sequence MHPRQSIIEIFSTFVQFVGDRFSRWTTESRLRSSIHSCINRTPQETSESFWALYWYKFLQVPETQTLAKEHLIAYLQESCYWVSQKTVTNLASSQYQLSDCFQIAIAQIDKILKGFNPHQGFTLKNYASSIFSNTISETLRQRHEVDICTDWGLLRKISQKRFHESLQNAGLSPSEIHTYILAWNTFKTLYVPTVTGTSRKLTRPDDQTWDAIAKAYNSQNSQNVNAQTLEKWLLSAAKAARKYLYPTTESLNIQRSGDDSWELLDNLPGTEQPSLIQEIIAQEEQQTRNSQHTEINKILVSAIAQLEPEVQQILQLYYTQNQNQDKIAKQLEIKQYTVSRRLTKARVTLLQALATWSQETLHISITPDLLKNMSTVMEEWLHNYHRV; translated from the coding sequence ATGCATCCTCGACAAAGCATCATCGAAATATTTTCAACTTTTGTCCAATTTGTTGGCGATCGCTTCAGTCGTTGGACGACAGAATCAAGATTGCGTAGTAGTATCCACAGTTGTATCAACCGCACACCCCAAGAAACTTCCGAATCCTTTTGGGCACTTTACTGGTATAAGTTTTTGCAGGTTCCAGAAACTCAGACCCTAGCCAAAGAACATCTCATCGCTTATTTACAAGAGTCTTGTTATTGGGTATCCCAGAAAACAGTGACAAATTTAGCCAGTTCTCAATATCAGTTATCAGACTGCTTTCAAATTGCGATCGCCCAAATTGATAAAATACTCAAAGGCTTTAACCCTCATCAAGGTTTCACACTCAAAAACTACGCCAGTTCTATCTTTAGCAATACGATTTCTGAAACTTTACGCCAACGTCACGAAGTTGATATCTGTACAGATTGGGGACTATTGCGAAAAATCTCCCAAAAGCGTTTCCATGAGTCTTTGCAAAATGCAGGTTTATCACCAAGCGAGATTCACACTTACATCCTCGCGTGGAATACCTTCAAAACTCTTTACGTCCCCACCGTCACAGGTACCTCCCGCAAACTTACTCGACCAGATGACCAAACATGGGACGCGATCGCCAAGGCTTACAATTCACAAAATAGCCAAAATGTCAATGCCCAAACCTTAGAGAAATGGCTACTCTCAGCAGCAAAAGCAGCGCGTAAATATCTTTATCCTACCACAGAATCCCTAAATATACAAAGAAGCGGCGATGATTCCTGGGAATTGTTAGATAATCTCCCAGGAACAGAACAACCATCACTCATACAAGAAATTATCGCCCAAGAAGAACAACAAACCAGAAATTCTCAGCACACAGAGATTAACAAAATTTTAGTCAGTGCGATCGCCCAACTCGAACCAGAGGTACAACAAATTTTACAATTATACTATACCCAAAACCAAAATCAAGACAAAATTGCCAAACAACTAGAAATCAAACAATACACCGTTTCTCGACGACTGACCAAAGCCAGAGTTACCCTACTCCAGGCCTTAGCTACCTGGAGTCAAGAAACATTGCATATTTCCATCACCCCAGACCTACTCAAAAATATGAGTACCGTAATGGAGGAATGGCTGCACAATTACCACAGAGTTTAA
- a CDS encoding DUF4082 domain-containing protein, with the protein MFGATTQLTDESGQSYPDNIDTLLNRAIGTEGYYGVFNVNAHTDVPTSPVADAVVNSALTRGVPIVSAKQMLTWLDGRNSSSFGSLTWNNNALSFTITKGSNTNGLQAMLPMRSGNLTLSSMTVNGSSVSYTTDVIKGIEYAFFPGNSGSYVATYTGDTTPPTVTSTSPSSNATDVSTVASITATFSEAIDSTTINTTNFQLVNSSSASIPATVTYNVNNRTATLTPSSALATSTTYTATIKGGVTGVKDVAGNALAADSAWSFTISANQPLQSIWNDSVTPTNPSASDTAAVELGVKFRSNVNGFIAGVRFYKGASNTGTHIGNLWSSTGQQLATATFTNETASGWQTVNFANPVQITANTVYVASYYAPVGRYAADLGYFANSGVSNGVLNLLRDGESGGNGVFKYGGGFPDQTFQAANYWVDILFTCIFSIRLIGETSLLSSSSPLGLYHFTKTLIHIDFP; encoded by the coding sequence GTGTTTGGGGCTACTACCCAATTAACTGATGAATCTGGACAGTCATACCCTGACAATATCGATACCCTACTTAATCGGGCGATCGGCACAGAAGGGTATTATGGTGTATTCAACGTTAACGCCCATACAGATGTTCCCACCTCACCAGTTGCCGATGCCGTAGTTAACTCAGCACTAACCCGTGGTGTACCGATTGTCTCTGCCAAACAAATGTTGACATGGCTCGACGGTCGCAACAGTTCATCTTTTGGCTCTTTGACATGGAACAATAATGCTCTGAGTTTTACAATCACCAAGGGAAGCAATACCAATGGTTTGCAGGCAATGTTGCCAATGCGCTCTGGTAATTTAACACTCAGCAGCATGACGGTAAATGGTAGCTCTGTTAGTTATACTACAGATGTAATTAAGGGCATTGAGTATGCCTTTTTCCCAGGAAATAGCGGTTCTTATGTTGCCACATATACTGGTGACACCACTCCACCAACGGTCACTTCCACATCCCCTAGCAGCAATGCAACAGATGTGAGTACTGTTGCCAGCATTACAGCTACCTTCAGTGAGGCTATAGACTCAACCACAATTAATACAACTAATTTTCAGTTGGTTAATTCTAGCAGTGCATCTATACCTGCCACAGTCACCTACAACGTTAATAATCGCACAGCAACTCTTACACCCAGCAGTGCTTTAGCAACTTCTACTACTTACACTGCGACCATTAAAGGTGGAGTAACTGGTGTTAAAGATGTTGCAGGTAATGCTTTAGCAGCGGACTCCGCCTGGTCATTTACCATTTCAGCCAACCAACCGCTTCAAAGCATTTGGAACGATTCAGTCACTCCCACAAACCCATCAGCGTCAGACACCGCTGCTGTAGAGTTAGGAGTCAAATTCCGCTCGAATGTTAACGGCTTCATCGCTGGCGTGCGGTTTTACAAAGGCGCTAGCAACACAGGCACCCACATTGGTAATTTGTGGAGTAGTACTGGTCAGCAGTTAGCTACAGCAACCTTCACTAATGAAACCGCCTCTGGTTGGCAAACAGTAAACTTTGCTAATCCAGTGCAGATTACCGCTAATACCGTCTACGTAGCTTCTTACTACGCTCCTGTGGGTAGGTATGCTGCAGACTTAGGATACTTTGCTAACTCTGGAGTCAGTAACGGCGTACTAAACCTACTGCGTGATGGCGAGAGTGGAGGTAACGGTGTCTTCAAATATGGTGGTGGTTTCCCTGATCAAACCTTTCAGGCAGCTAACTATTGGGTTGATATCCTGTTTACGTGTATTTTCTCAATCCGTCTAATAGGAGAAACAAGTCTGCTATCTAGCAGTTCTCCGTTGGGTTTATACCATTTCACCAAAACTCTGATACATATAGATTTCCCGTAA
- a CDS encoding DUF928 domain-containing protein produces the protein MTHNKWLLYKLLNVTMITICVLSFSLSETQIALGGYQPPRDQKSPSGYSDSSGVRGGCKATGRERLRLLAPLTHVGQTTSPRPTLAWLAPHDQTLLIEFSLYEFDINLKPKKLNIYTRRLTTTPGIMKLSLPQNLPGLKVGKRYLWQLQTLCDTHRPSRNPFTRAEIEVVHTPQTLLTALSRTQEPSQKAHFYAEAGIWYDALNEVLPPTPNRQLLRIFTSLLTDLAKFEQP, from the coding sequence ATGACTCACAATAAGTGGCTATTGTACAAACTTTTGAATGTCACGATGATCACAATTTGTGTTTTGAGTTTCAGCCTCAGTGAAACTCAGATTGCACTAGGTGGATATCAACCACCGCGTGATCAAAAATCTCCCAGTGGCTATTCCGACTCATCAGGTGTGAGAGGGGGATGTAAAGCCACCGGTCGTGAAAGATTAAGGTTACTTGCTCCTCTAACCCATGTTGGACAAACAACCTCACCTCGTCCCACTTTGGCTTGGTTAGCACCTCATGACCAAACCCTATTAATAGAATTCAGTCTCTACGAGTTTGACATCAACCTCAAACCGAAAAAACTCAATATCTATACGCGCAGATTGACCACTACACCAGGGATAATGAAGCTATCCCTACCACAAAATTTGCCTGGTTTAAAGGTAGGTAAAAGATATCTTTGGCAATTACAAACCTTGTGCGATACCCACCGTCCATCACGCAACCCATTTACTAGAGCAGAAATAGAAGTTGTACACACACCACAAACTTTGTTAACTGCTCTCTCCCGCACTCAGGAACCCTCTCAAAAAGCTCATTTCTATGCCGAAGCAGGTATTTGGTATGATGCCCTTAACGAAGTTCTACCGCCTACCCCAAATCGCCAACTCTTGAGGATATTTACCAGTTTGTTAACAGACCTTGCTAAGTTTGAGCAACCTTAA
- a CDS encoding CHASE2 domain-containing protein has translation MQTEILRKLKEQIAIFGVGALPGILIIWLVIITRLTGYMQYLEWLAFDSFLRLRPPEPIDERILILGIDEKDIHSLKTYPVPDKEIAALLNRLQTYSPRVIGLDIVRDLPVEPGHAELVNTFKRTKNLIGIEKVLPDKFNPPPDLPPEQVGFVDQIPDNDGKLRRSLLGTPTPQGYKFAFSLHLAKVYLAHQGISLENGKRDSAAMRFADTELPRLLPNSGVYVRIDTGGIQLLLNFRSGRERFRTLSLNDIKTGNFQPEWIRDRIVIIGMTTPSAKDFTTTSAIPSAKSAPPGQVYGVEIHAHAVSQIISATLENRPLLNTWSDNWEYIWIFGWGILGICLAKFTKSPLKNLLFVGIANTSLIAISYLLLILGWWVPVIPAILVLAFNGVAMTALYQYDQAWHFRIKAHKIVIERTFETIHNGPLQTLGKALKRIRDQDLPPHELLVEIEKELEKLNHEMQGIYEFLLREPISQDRSLYLGTSLELNLQDPIHELLYQVYSHTLERDFPCFKTIRVKIRTFDSIDEQNLNFEQKRGLCRFLEEALCNVGKHAAGVTRLEVTFSPSEGWYILRIVDDGLGVNSFRKGRGTQQFRNLARELKGKFRLIQLSPRGTLCELSWPMSRFWHLS, from the coding sequence ATGCAGACTGAAATCTTGAGAAAATTAAAAGAACAAATTGCCATTTTTGGCGTAGGTGCATTACCAGGAATTCTCATAATTTGGCTAGTAATTATTACTCGCCTAACTGGTTATATGCAATATTTAGAGTGGCTAGCTTTTGATAGTTTTCTCAGGTTACGTCCGCCAGAACCTATAGATGAACGAATTCTGATTTTGGGGATTGATGAAAAAGATATCCATAGTCTAAAAACCTATCCCGTACCAGATAAAGAAATCGCAGCCTTGCTAAACAGATTGCAAACCTATTCTCCCAGAGTCATTGGTCTTGATATTGTTAGAGATCTACCAGTTGAACCTGGTCATGCTGAACTGGTAAACACATTTAAAAGAACCAAAAATTTAATTGGTATCGAAAAAGTATTACCTGATAAATTTAATCCCCCACCAGACTTACCCCCTGAACAAGTTGGTTTTGTAGATCAAATTCCAGATAATGATGGTAAATTGAGACGCAGTTTATTGGGAACACCAACGCCTCAAGGATACAAGTTTGCATTCTCTCTACATCTAGCAAAAGTTTATTTAGCTCATCAAGGTATTAGTTTAGAAAATGGTAAACGCGATAGCGCTGCTATGAGATTTGCTGATACTGAACTACCCAGGTTATTACCAAATTCTGGGGTTTACGTGCGAATAGATACCGGCGGTATTCAGTTACTACTCAATTTTCGTAGTGGTCGAGAACGATTTAGAACTTTATCTCTGAACGATATCAAAACAGGTAACTTTCAGCCTGAATGGATACGCGATCGCATTGTCATTATTGGGATGACTACTCCTAGCGCTAAAGACTTCACCACTACTTCTGCAATTCCATCCGCTAAATCTGCACCACCAGGACAAGTTTATGGAGTGGAAATTCACGCCCATGCTGTTAGTCAAATTATCAGCGCAACTCTTGAGAATCGACCACTATTAAATACTTGGTCAGATAATTGGGAATATATATGGATATTCGGTTGGGGAATATTGGGAATTTGTTTAGCTAAATTCACTAAATCTCCACTAAAAAATCTTTTATTTGTTGGTATTGCTAACACCAGCTTAATAGCAATTAGTTATTTACTACTCATTCTTGGTTGGTGGGTTCCAGTAATACCAGCAATACTAGTTTTGGCTTTTAACGGTGTAGCAATGACAGCTTTATACCAATATGATCAAGCTTGGCACTTTAGGATAAAAGCTCACAAAATTGTAATTGAGCGTACATTTGAAACCATTCACAATGGACCTCTACAAACTCTTGGAAAAGCTTTGAAGCGTATTCGAGATCAAGACTTACCACCGCATGAATTACTTGTAGAAATTGAAAAAGAACTAGAGAAATTGAACCATGAAATGCAGGGAATTTATGAATTTCTACTGAGAGAACCTATATCTCAAGATAGAAGTCTTTATTTGGGAACGAGTTTAGAGTTAAATCTGCAAGACCCCATTCACGAACTTCTCTATCAAGTATATAGCCATACTTTAGAGAGAGACTTTCCCTGCTTTAAAACCATAAGGGTGAAAATCCGCACATTTGATTCTATAGATGAGCAAAACTTGAATTTTGAACAAAAGCGAGGACTATGCCGTTTTTTAGAAGAAGCTTTATGCAATGTTGGTAAACATGCTGCAGGTGTAACCCGATTGGAAGTCACTTTTTCTCCTTCTGAAGGCTGGTATATTCTCAGGATTGTAGATGATGGTTTGGGTGTTAACTCATTTAGAAAAGGTCGCGGTACACAGCAATTTAGAAATTTAGCTCGAGAACTAAAAGGGAAATTTAGGCTAATCCAACTTTCGCCTAGAGGAACTCTTTGTGAACTATCTTGGCCTATGTCAAGGTTTTGGCATTTGTCATGA